A single window of Nicotiana tomentosiformis chromosome 1, ASM39032v3, whole genome shotgun sequence DNA harbors:
- the LOC138904473 gene encoding uncharacterized protein, producing the protein MAAPPNFEAGQSMYRPPRFNDQYYSWWNTRMHDFIMAEDSELWDVIYDRPFVPMKTVGEGTVTIPKTRKEYNDANRKAIEKNFRAKKILVCGIGPDEYNHISACQSAKEIWEAPQTAHEGTTQVKQSKIDMLTTEYGLFKMKEDESIKDMHTPKDLQKLTIDELFGNLKTYEIKRKKDLERREPKEEKNLVLKAGNNDSSSDESDMDYLTRRFQKMIRKNGVIPKKGSSNRNFNGNDCCHKCEKSGHFIKFCPLHKQDHYKTNTDKAAKRNRVHDRKFKRRDAADNMVKQALAAWGDSSNKYEGEDNQGDTSMMVADNNGFSKNESIFALMAKSDDDKDNKEDEVSFLDVQRNLKTYSKKKLFSLANVLIDAYHSLINEKNSLIEEIGDIEQERDDMVVSIVDLKEEVEEMDSPKSKEVASEAQLELESELKKVKTNIVVELEKNRQLQEDLKRVKTLS; encoded by the exons atggctgctccaccaaacttcgagGCAGGACAATCAATGtacagaccaccaagattcaatgaCCAATACTATAGTTGGTGGAATACAAGAATGCATGACTTCATCATGGCTGAGGACTCAGAGTTGTGGGATGTAATCTATGATAGACCTTTTGTTCCCATGAAAACTGTTGGTGAGGGAACAGTTACAATCCCAAAAACaagaaaagagtacaatgatgctAATAGAAAGGCTATTGAGAAGAATTTCAGGGCAAAGAAGATTCTTGTTTGTGGCATCGGACCAGATGAATACAACCACATCTCAGCTTGTCAATCTGCTAAAGAGATCTGGGAAGCTCCTCAAACTGCCCATGAGGGAACTACTCAAGTTAAGCAGTCCAAAATTGATATGCTTACTACTGAGTATGGGCTTTTCAAGATGAAGGAGGATGAGTCTATTAAAGATATGCACACAC CCAAGGATCTGCAGAAgctgaccattgatgaactcTTTGGAAATCTCAAAACTTATGAGATAAAGAGAAAGAAGGATCTTGAAAGAAGAGAGCCCAAGGAGGAGAAGAACCTAGTTCTCAAGGCTGGCAACAACGACTCAAGTAGTGATGAATCCGACATGGACTATCTCACTCGAAGATTCCAAAAGATGATTCGAAAAAATGGTGTGATTCCAAAGAAAGGAAGTTCCAACAGGAATTTCAATGGAAATGATTGCTGCCATAAGTGTGAAAAGTCTGGACACTTCATTAAATTTTGTCCTCTTCATAAGCAGGATCATTACAAAACCAACACTGATAAGGCGGCTAAGAGGAACCGGGTCCATGACAGAAAGTTCAAAAGAAGAGATGCTGCTGACAACATGGTGAAGCAAGCCCTGGCTGCCTGGGGAGATTCCTCCAATAAATATGAAGGTGAAGATAACCAAGGAGATACATCTATGATGGTTGCTGATAACAATGGATTTTCAAAAAATGAGTCAATCTTTGCACTCATGGCCAAATCTGATGATGATAAGGACAACAAGGAAGATGAGGTAAGTTTTCttgatgttcaaagaaatttgaaaactTACTCTAAGAAAAAATTGTTTTCCTTAGCAAATGTGTTGATTGATGCCTATCATAGCCTTATTAATGAGAAAAATTCTTTAATAGAAGAAATTGGTGACATAGAACAAGAGAGGGATGATATGGTAGTTTCCATTGTAGACTTGAAGGAAGAAGTGGAAGAA ATGGACAGCCCTAAGAGTAAAGAAGTGGCTAGTGAGGCTCAACTTGAGCTTGAGAGTGAGCTTAAGAAAGTTAAAACAAATATTGTTGTTGAGCTTGAAAAGAATAGACAACTTCAGGAGGATCTGAAAAGGGTTAAAACATTATCTTGA